The nucleotide sequence ATAGCAGATGTTAAAGTTAATATAAATGAATACAAATTAATAGATTTTAACCCCATAGAAAAGAAACCTATTGAAAGCTTAATACAAGAATGGGAAGTGTCTGATAAATTTGAAGAAAAATTGCTAGAAGACCCTACAAAAATCTCATCGGTTATTAAAGAAAGAAAATGGGGAAGAACAATTGAATTAGAAGAAGGTATTGCAGCTAATATCTCTAGAGTGCAAGTACTACGTAATGGCACTCCTGGAGAAACTGTATTTGCAAGAGTTATAATTGATTCAGATTACAATCAAATTAAATTATTTCATTTTGGATATAGTGATAGGGTTATTGCAATTTTAAATGATGAAGCTATTTATAAAGGTGATAATGGATGGAGAACAAGAGATTATCGATATTTGGGTACCATTGGATTATTTGATGGGATTTATTTAAATTTAAAAAAAGGCAAAAACACTTTGTTAATGGCAGTTTCAGAAAATTTTGGTGGCTGGTTGATTACTGGGAAGTTTGATAATAATAAGGGAATTAAAATATTAAAATAACTTAAAATAAAACGTGAGCTCTTATGAATTCATTTTTTAAAAAATATAAAATAAAAGCTTTAATATTTCTGTCAATTTTTAATTTTTTATCATGTCAACCTCAAACAACACTTAATAATGGTAAAACAAATGAATACCATTTTAAATTTGGAGGAATAGAAGATCGTTTAATTACTGTTGAAGCAATAATTCCGGTCAGAGGAGATGAGTTGAATATGATATCACGCCCTCAAAGATTTATTCCTGATATTAATAGTTGGTGGGATATTATTACAATAGAAGAAATTGAAGACGAGCAAGGCAATTCCATTAAGATAATTGATATTTCTAATGATAAGGCAAAACTAAATCAAAGAGTAGATGGAGTTCTTAAGATTAAATATACAATAGATATTTCTTATATAGATAAAAATTATCCTAATCTAAATACAGCTATTGGAAAATCTTTTAAAGAAGGATTTTTTATAGTTGGAAAACCATTATTCATTTTTGAGGATTGGAAATTACCTGTTAAAGTACAAATAAGCAAACCAGATGAGGTGAAAATAACCGTTCCTTGGGAGACCAAAGATTCTGTGTATTCTGATATTAATTTAAGAAAATTAATGCTCTCAAATATTATTATTAGCACAGATACTATTGGAGTAGTAGATTTCTCTATAGATAAATTTTCTTATAGTTTAGCCACATTTGCTTTAGAAGACAAATCGATTGATTTAGTTAAACAAACCGCCAAAGATATTTCTAATTACTATGTCAAAACATTTCCATTTGATCATGATATTAGATATGTGCAGTTAGTTTATGGTGTCTCAGGAGTAAATGGAGGAGGAGAAGCCTATCCAAACAGTTCTGCAAGTGCTATTTCAAAGAATAATATGAAAGATTCGTTTTTATGGAAGATTACGGTATTTCATGAATTATTTCACATGTGGAATTCACATATGCTTAATGGTGTAGCTGGATCTGCAGATATGGAATGGTTTCAAGAGGGCTTTACAGATTATATGACAGAATTAGCATTATTAAAAACTGGACATATAGACGCTTCTACGTTATCTGATTTTCAAAATCAGAGTTTAAAGTTATTAAAAAGAAGATTAGAGAATAATACTGAAAATATTACTATAAAAAACAGTGGCTCTGATAAGGGGGAAAACTACGTTATTGTATACAGGGGCGGATGGCTAATAGCAAATTGGCTAGATAATAGATTAAAGGAAATAACTAATGATAAATGGAACATAGAACGATTATTTCAACAATTATTTATAAAATACCCACCTAATGGAGAATTTGTTTTGAATGTTGATAATCTTTTAAAAGATATCTCGATAATAGATGAAGGTATTTCACAAGATTTAAAATCGATTCTTAATAGCACAAATTGGTCAACTATAAGTAACTATATAAATCAGTAAAATCAAGAAGAAATTTAAATTAATCTTTAATATTTCGAGACTTAATCTTTTTGTTCATTCCTTCTAACCATTTAAATTGCTCTTTAATTTGCTCACGACGCTCCTCAATAAGCCTATATTTTTCATCTATCTCTTGCTGTACTTTTAATTTGCGATTGCGCTCATCTTCTTCTTTTTGGAGCTCTGCTTTTCGAGCATTTTCGAGTTTCACTTTTTTCTTAGATTTATTAATTACAGAAAACATAATAATAAAAATAAGTATTACTGAGGCTGCTAATACTATTTTAATCCAGTCTTCCATAGTATATAAAGTGTTTTAAAAATGAAAATAATATTTAAAGATATAAAAAAAGAAGTAAATGTATTTTTATTAAATAAGTAGTATACTCTTTATTTTAATCCAATTCTAATTGATCCATACTTACTCTATAAATATCACCCATACCATTTTTTACTTGATTAGCTTTAGAACATCCAAATAAAAGTAAGATCGTTAGAGTTGATATGAGATATTTTAGCATCATAATTATAATTAATTACTGCTAAAATAATTCTTTAATAATAAATTGTCAATTTAGTTAGTAATGTTAATGTAAGACATTATTATCGTTACTGCACCTTTGTTTTTAGAAATATAAGCTGCATTTAAATCTCCAGCAATCTGTCTCGAATCTTCTTTTTGTATTAAATTATTGAGAATTTCATTAAACTCTTTTTGATCAGAAATCGAAAACAATCCTCCATTTTTTATCATTTGATGTGCCTCGGGAAATTTGCTAAAATGATTGCCAATAATAATTGGAACACCAAAAACGGCAGGCTCTAAAGTGTTGTGTAGTCCCGTATTTCCCATTGCACCACCCACGTAAGCAATATCAGCATAGCTATAGGTTTTCGATAAAATCCCTATAGTATCTATAACGAAAACTTGATTAGTAGAAATATCTGATTTCTCCTTTTCAGAAAATAGAACAACACTTTTTTTAATACGTTGCTTTAATTGTTCAATCTGATTAGCTTTAATATTATGAGGAGCAATTATAAACTTTATGTCATTGGATGAAGCATTAATGTAGTCTATAAATAAATTTTCATCTTCAGGCCAAGTACTACCAGCAACTACACATAATTTATCTTGCTTAAAAATTTTGATAAACTCTAAAGTGTTATCAATTTTTAATTGATTGGAAACGCGATCAAACCTAGTATCACCAGAAACAGTAACGTTATTAAAATGAACACTCTCAAGTAGTGTTTTTGAATGTTCATCCTGAACAAAGATATGTTCAAAAGCACGAAGTGATTTTTGCATCCAAGCACCATAAAATTTGAAGAATCGTTGTTCTTCTCTAAATACTGCTGAAATTAAAATGGCACGAATATTTTTATTAATTAACTCCTGTAAATAATTAGGCCAAATGTCATATTTTACAAATACAACAAGTTCGGGGTGAGTTATATTTATAAACTTTTTTGCATTTGCCTTAGTGTCTAAAGGGAGGTAAATTACAACATCTGCAATTGGTGATTTTTTTCGTATTTCATAACCCGATGGAGAAAAGAAACTCAGAATGATCTTATGGTTGGGGTGTTTTTTTTTAATTAACCCAAACACAGGAAGCCCTTGCTCATACTCTCCTAGAGAAGCACAATGAAACCAGATAGTTTTATCTTTAATGGAAAGTTTAGATTTTAAAATCGAAAATGTTTCTGCTCTTCCTTTAACCCCAAGCTGTATTTTTCCATTAAAAATCGAAACTATTTTTAATGGAAAAACAATGGTATGTGTGAGTATATTATAAAGAGATTTCAACGATTTTCTTTATGGCTAAAATACATTTCTTTATTTTAATTTTATCTGTTTACATAAATGATTTTTGTATTTTAGCTACCAACAAAATGAAACCCACCTAATTTTATAAATCACTAGAATAATTGATGAGAAAAATTCAAATGGTTGACCTTAAAGGTCAATATCAAGATATAAAAGATACCGTAAATGCTTCAATTGCTGAAGTATTAGAATCTACAGCCTTTGTTAATGGCCCTGAAGTACATGCATTTCAGAAAAACTTAGAAAATTATCTAGGAGTGAAACATGTTATTCCATGTGCTAATGGAACCGATGCATTGCAAATTGCAATGATGGGATTGGGATTGAAACCTGGTGATGAAGTTATTACTGCCGATTTTACTTTTGCGGCTACTGTTGAGGTAATTGCTCTGTTACAATTAACTCCAGTTTTGGTGGATGTTGAACCTGATACGTTTAACATTAATGTTGAAGCTATAAAAAAAGCAATTACTCCAAAAACTAAGGCTATTGTTCCAGTACATTTATTCGGACAATGCGCTAATATGCACGAAATCATGGATCTTGCCAAAACACATAATTTATTTGTGATTGAAGATAATGCACAAGCGATAGGAGCTACATATACATCTAAAGATGGAAATAAAGCAAAAGCAGGAACAATTGGTCACGTAGCATCTACATCATTTTTTCCTTCTAAAAACTTAGGATGCTATGGAGATGGTGGAGCAATTTTTACTAATGACGACGATTTAGCACATACTATTCGTGGAATTGTAAATCATGGAATGTACAAACGCTACCATCACGATGTGGTTGGTGTAAATTCTCGTTTAGATGCCATACAAGCAGCAGTGTTAAATGCAAAGCTACCAAAGCTTGATAGCTATAATAAAGCACGTCAATCGGCAGCAAGAAAATATAATGAAGCGTTTAAAGATGTTAAAAATATCACAACACCATTTACAAAAAAGAATTGTGATAATGTATGTGATGATTGTGATTGTCATGTATTTCATCAATATACTTTAAAAATAAAAAATATTGATAGAGATGCTTTGGCACAATATTTAAATGATAACGGAATTCCTTGTGGAGTATATTACCCAATTCCATTACATAAACAAAAAGCGTATGCAGATACGAGATATAATGAAGCAGATTTTCCTGTGACAAATCAATTAATAAAAGAAGTTATTTCATTGCCAATGCATACAGAGTTAGATGATGAACAAATTAATTTTATCACATCAAAAGTTATTGAATTTGTGAATGGGTAAAATACTTGTTACAGGTGGCTTAGGGTTTATAGGATCTCATACAGTTGTAGAGCTTCAAAACGAAGGCTTTGAAGTTATAATTATTGATGATTTATCAAACTCTTCTATAAACGTTTTAAACGGGATCACCTCAATAACAGGAATCACTCCTATTTTTAAACAAATAGATTTAAAAGAAAAATCTAAAGTACAAGCCTTCTTTAAATTACACCAAGATATAAAAGGCATTATTCACTTTGCAGCTAGTAAGGCAGTTGGGGAAAGTGTTGAAAACCCTTTGTTGTATTATGAAAATAATATAAATACGCTGGTATATGTGCTTCAGGAATTAAAACAATTGCAGCAGGCAAATTTTATTTTTAGCTCATCTTGTACAGTTTATGGACAAGCCGATGTATTACCAATTTCTGAAGAAGCACAAATTAAATTAGCAGAATCTCCTTATGGAAATACTAAACAAATAGGAGAAGAAATTATTAAGGATGTTTGTAAAAGTAACCTGAATATAAAAGCAATTGCTTTGCGATATTTTAACCCTATTGGTGCTCACAAAAGCGGGTTTATAGGTGAATTACCAATCGGGATACCTCAAAATTTAGTGCCGTTTATTACACAAACTGCTATTGGATTGCGAAAAGAACTTTCAGTATTTGGAGATGATTACCCTACACCAGATGGTACTTGTATTCGTGATTATATTCATGTGGTAGATTTAGCAAAGGCACATGTTATAGCATTACAACGATTATTAAAACTTAAGAATAAAAGTAATTATGAAACTTTTAATATTGGAACAGGTACGGGGAGTTCCGTTTTAGAAGTGATTCAATCTTTTGAAAAAGTTTCTGGTCAAAAGTTAAATTATAAAATAGCTAACAGAAGAGAAGGAGATGTTATTTCTGCATATGCAAATACCACTAAAGCAAATATAGAATTAGGATGGATAGCGAAATCTACCTTAGATGATGCTATGCTATCGGCTTGGAAATGGGAGCAAAACATTAAGAATAAATAAAAATTGAATATATGAAAAAAGTAATTTTTGCATTACTAATAATGCTTACACTAGGTGTTACTGCACAAAACACCTATTTACATTGTGGTAAATTAATAGATACAAAATCAGGTAAGGTTTTAACTAAAAAAACTATTGTGGTTTCTGGAAATAAGATTATTTCTGTAAATGAAGGTTATACAAACCCTAAAAATTCTAAAGACATTGTTGTAGATCTAAAAGATAAAACGGTAATGCCTGGGTTAATTGATTTACATGTTCATATCGAAAGCGAGACAAACCCAAGGAGTTTTGTGGCCAAGTATACCGACAACGAAGCAGATGTTGCATTTCAATCTACAGTATATGCTAAACGTACCTTAATGGCTGGATTTACCACAGTTAGAGATTTAGGAGGCTCAGGAGTAAATATTGCATTACGTAAAGCCATTGATGGAGGCCTTGTTGATGGGCCTCGTATTTTTACTGCAGGAAAAATAATTGCTTCTACAGGAGGACATGGAGATAGAAGTAATGGTGCTAAAGCTGATTTATTAGGAGACCCAGGCCCAAAAGAAGGTGTAGTGAATTCGGCTGCAGATGCACGTAAAGCAGTTCGTCAGCGCTATAAAAATGGAGCTGATGTGATTAAAATTACAGCTACTGGTGGTGTGTTAAGTGTTGCTAAAAATGGAAGCAATTCTCAATTTACTGCTGAAGAATTGGAAGCCGTAGTATCTACGGCTAACGATTACGGAATGTTAACTGCTGCACATGCACATGGAGATGATGGAATGCAGAGAGCTGTTAAAGCTGGAATTAAAACTATTGAGCATGGAACGTTTATGAGTAGTGAAACTATGGATTTGATGAAACAAAAAGAATCGTATATGGTACCTACTATTAGTGCAGGGAAATATGTAGCCGAAAAAGCTAAAATCGATGGTTTTTATCCTGCAATTATTGTTCCTAAAGCTTTAGAAGTTGGTCCGCAACTACAAGGTACTTTTGCTAAAGCTTATAAAAGAGGAGTGCCAATTGCTTTTGGTACTGATGCTGGTGTATTTCCTCATGGAGAAAATGGTAAAGAATTTAGATTTATGGAAGAAGCTGGTATGCCAGCTATTGAAACTATTCAATCAGCAACTATTACTAATGCAAAATTATTGAATAGTGAAGACGAATTAGGCCAAATCGCTCCTGGGTTTTTTGCAGACATTGTAGCGACTGACGATGATCCTACTAAAAAGATTTCGACTATGGAGAATGTAACATTTGTAATGAAAAACGGAAAAATATATAAGAAATAAAATTTCACTTCATTATAGAAGAGTAAAATGACACATAAACAAAAAAAGCTTTAACGTTTAGTTAAAGCTTTTTTTGTTTTCCTATATTAACTTAATGTTCAGTTAATTTATTGGTTTCTTTTTTCGATTCAAAAAACTTCCTACTAATAACATAATCATTCCTGTAGTTACTGAAACATCAGCAATATTAAAAATACCGGTTCTAAACACGCCACCAAAATCTAAGTGTAAAAAATCGGTAACAGATCCATAAACAAAACGATCAAATACATTGGCAATACCGCCACCAATAATAAATGTAAAAGCGGTTAGAGTCCATCTATCCATATGTTTCTCTTTAAAAATATAAAAAGTAACCAGACCTAAAACAATTACAGGTAATAAAAGTAATAATAAGATCCTCATCATAGGACTTAAATCACTCCCCATCCCTAGAAAAGCTCCAGTATTCTCTACATTTGTTAAAATAAATGCGTCTCCTATTAATTGAATTTCTTCACGAAAAGTTATAGAACCTCTAACCAAAACTTTAGTAATCTGGTCAATAGCAATATTTATAATAATTAAAATAATAATATAGGCCGTACGAGACAATTTCATCTGTATATATGGTGTTATAATGTTGCCGAAGCAACTTCTGCTTCTCTATGTATTTTCTTAACTAAACCTTGTAAAACTTTCCCAGGACCAAATTCGATAAAATGTGTTGCGCCATCAGCTACCATTTGTTGTACAGATTGGGTCCAACGAACTGGTGCTGTTAATTGAGAAATTAAATTTGTTTTAATCTCAATTTCATCAACAATAGCACTAGCTGTTACATTTTGATAGATAGGACAATTAGGTCTATTAAATGTTGTTCCTTCAATAGCCGCAGCTAATTCTTCACGAGCAGGTTCCATTAAAGGCGAATGAAATGCACCCCCAACAGGAAGTACTAAGGCACGACGCGCCCCTTCGGTTTTTAAAGCTTCACATGCGATATTAATAGCATCTATTTCTCCAGAGATGACCAATTGTCCAGGGCAATTATAATTAGCAGCTACGACAACACCTTCAGTTTGCTCACATACTTTTTCTACAATAGTATCATCTAAACCTAAAACAGCTGCCATTGTACTCGGTTGTAATTCGCAAGCTTTTTGCATAGCTAAAGCACGTTGAGAAACTAATTTTAGAGCATCTTCAAAATTTAGAGCACCATTAGCAACTAATGCTGAAAATTCACCAAGTGAATGGCCTGCAACCATATCAGGGTTAAATGTATCGCTTAAAGTTTTAGCTAGAATTACTGAATGTAAAAAGATAGCGGGCTGTGTAACTTTAGTTTCTTTTAGAGCTTCTGGTGACCCTTCAAACATCACATCTGTGATATGAAATCCTAAAATGTCATTTGCTTTTTCAAATAGCTCTTGAGCTAAAGGAGAGTTTTCGTATAAATCTAAACCCATTCCAGAAAACTGAGCTCCTTGACCAGGAAATATATATGCGTTCATTTAATTTTGTTTTTTAAAGCTGCTAAAATAACAATAATATTAAACTTATAATCCAATAGTTGCTGCTTTGGCACAACGTTCACCATCCATAGCAGCAGAAACAATCCCTCCAGCATAACCACCACCTTCACCACAAGGAAAAAGATTAGTTATTGTCGGGTGTGCTAAATTATCATTCCTGGGAATATTTACAGGAGATGAAGTTCTGGATTCTACACCTATAATATTGGCTTCAGAAGTATAATACCCTTTCATTTTTTGATCAAATGCTTCAAATCCTTTTCGTAACCTACTTCCGATTAATTTAGGTAATAAGGAATGTAATGGTGCAGAATTAAGTCCTGGTTGATAAGAAGTAGAATTTAATGTAGTAGATAATTTCCCTTCTACAAAATCTGTAAGACGTTGTGCAGGCGCTGCCTGACTTCTGCCTCCTGAAGTAAATGCTAAACGCTCTAAATCTTTTTGATACTCTAAGCCTTTTAAAGCCCCAAAACGTTCATATTTGTATAAATCTTTACTTGAATTAATTTCGACTACAATCCCGGAATTAGCAAATGTGTTATTGCGTTTAGACGGAGACATCCCATTAACTACAACTTCACCATTGGCAGTAGCAGCAGGGACTATAAACCCACCAGGGCACATACAAAAAGAATATACACCACGTTCATTAATTTGTTGAACTAAACTGTATGAAGCAGCAGGAAGTAACTCATCACGTTTCCCGTCACAATGATATTGAATCCGATCTATAATTTCCTGTGGATGTTCTACACGAACCCCCATTGCAAATGATTTTGCTTTTATGGCAATATTTTTTTTATGTAATAAATAGTAAATGTCTCTAGCTGAATGCCCTGTTGCTAAAATAACTCTATTAACTGACATTTCTTTATCATCTTGAAATTGAAGCGCTTGTATAGTATTGTTTTTTATTACAAAATTTGTGACACGAGTTTCAAAATGAATTTCACCACCATATTTTAAAATAGTTTCTCGAATATTCTGAACTACTTTTGGTAGTTTATTCGTTCCAATATGTGGGTGAGCATCTACTAAAATTTGATTAGTAGCTCCATGGAATACTAAATTTTCAAAAATACGTCTTACATCACCACGTTTTAAACTACGAGTGTATAATTTACCATCAGAATAAGTACCTGCTCCACCTTCTCCAAAGCAATAGTTTGAATCTTCGTTTACAAAATGATCTTGATTAATAGCTTTTAAATCACGACGACGATCTTGTACATTTTTACCGCGTTCTAAAACAATTGGTTTAAAACCTAATTCGATACAGCGAAGTGCTGCGTACATTCCTGCTGGTCCAAAACCGATAATATGAATTGATTTTGCATTAGATATATCTTTATAATTAAAAATATACTCAGAATCTTGAGGTACGGGTTCTTTTACATAAACGGCGATTTTATAATTTAAAATGATTAATCGTTTTCGCGCATCGATTGATTTACGAAGTACTTTTATGCCAGTAATATCAGCTTCTTTAATGTTTAAAAACTGTGCTGCCTTTTTTATAAGAATATCGGATTGTGATTCTTCTTTAAGCGTTACACGAAGCTGAATATCTTTTACCATGCTGCGAAATTAGGAAAATAAAGCTTAGCTTGATAAGTATAAACAAACTTGATTAATTACTTCTTTTATCAGTCATCACTTCTCTATAAATACCTTCAAAAACGAAGTATGATATAATTTGTGTTTTTAGAGAGACAGCAAAAAAATTTTATTAAATTTAAGAAAATAAAATAATCCTAAAGATGATAGCTTATGGAATTTACATTGAAAACAACTATTAAAGCTACTGCTAAGCAAATTTATAAAGCATGGTTAAGTACTCAAGGTCATACAAAAATGACAGGAGGTGTAGCTTTTATTTCGGATAAGGTGGGTGATAGTTTTACAGCTTGGGGTGATCACATAAAAGGAAAAAATTTAGTTTTAGAACCATATCATAAAATTGTTCAATCTTGGAGGGGATCTGATTTCAAAAATACAGATGAAGATTCTCAAATAGAAATTATACTTAATGAAATTGAAGCTGAAACGGAGTTAACGTTAAATCATACGAATACGCCAGAAGATAAAGATAGTGAGCATTATGTAGAAGGCTGGAAAAGACATTATTTTGAGCCTATGAAAGCTTATTTTGAATTTAAGAAGTAAAGAAAAACTATAATAAATCATCGTTTTTCATAAGTAATAAATGAAAAAGCATGTTTGTGAGTATCGTTTTTTTCGTGAAGTATATTATTAGTTTCTTTCCAAATGGTACTATCAATTTTTGGAAAAAAAGTATCTGCTTCAAAACTTTCATGCACTCTTGTAAGCTCAATTTTATCTGCTAAAGTCATTGCTTGTTTATAAATTTCGCCGCCACCAATAATAAAAGGCTGTGAATCATTTTTTGAAGCATTAATTGCATTTTCTAAAGAGTTTACAACAATTACACCTTGAGGGACAACATAATCAACCTGTCTTGTAATAACTATATGAGTTCGGTTAGGTAAAGGCTTAGGGAAGCTCTCAAAAGTCTTGCGCCCCATAATAATATGGTGACCATTAGTAAGTAATTTAAACCGTTTTAAATCATCGCTTAAATGCCAAATTAATTGATTGTCTTTTCCAATAGCATCGTTCTCTCCAGCAGCAACAATAATAGTAAGGTTTTTCATTTTTTTAGAAACAACTTCTTTATAAACCTCGCTTTTTGCAATATGAACTTCTTCTTTTTCAAATTTGTTTTTAAGTTTTTCTATACGAACTTGCTGTAAAGCTACGAGTTTATCAAGTTGTTTTTGTTCCCAATTTTTACCCATAAACTTATGAGTTATAAATACATTACATAAATGGTAAATTAAAATAGCCAACCATCCAATAATAGCAAAAACAAACCAGTCGATTTGAAATATTTTTACACTCTTTCCAATGCCTAAAACAAGATTTGCGACTACTAAAAATAAAGCACCAATTAAAAACACTATAAAATGAATGTATAAGCGTTTTTTTTGCCTGATACGCTGTTGTGCATTTTGGATTAACTCCAATTGCTCTGCATCTATTTGTGGTTTTGGTGTATTTTTTTTACCGAACATAATTATTGTTATCTAAAGTTGATTCTTCTATGCTCGATGCTTTGTTGTACTTTTTGCTTCGATTTTTGAGTCTCACTAATTTTAAACTTTACAGGAATGAACATAGGAACTTCGACCGCTTCATTATTTATATAACCAGGCTTGACCATTTCAGGAATTAATTTAAATATTCTAATGATTTCGTTTTTGATCATTTCATGAGGTATATCTACCTCTATATTTATAACTTTACCTTGCTTATTAATTTTAAATTTAACGTTATATGAATACTCTTTTGCTGGTAATCCTAATGAACTTAAAAACTCTTTCTTTAGGTTACTTGATATATGTTTTGATATTTTAGTTTGAAAACATTTACGTTGTTTGTAAATATCTTTTTTCTTTTCACAACCAAGGTATATAGGGTAAGTTTCTATAGGATTAATCTTCTGATTATTTTCTTGTGCAAAAGAAATTGTGCTAAAAATGAATAAGACAAATAAATATTTCATAAAAACCCTATTTAGATTATACAGCTACCACTCCTTTAATATGCGGATGTGGGTTGTAATCTACTAAGGTAAAATCTTCAAATGTAAAATCAAAAATATTTTTAACTTCAGGATTTAAAATCATTTTTGGTAATGGTCGTGTATCACGAGATAATTGCAATTTTACTTGCTCAAAATGATTACTATAAATATGAGCATCTCCAAAAGTGTGAATAAATTCACCAACTTCGTAGCCACAAACTTGAGCCATCATCATCGTAAATAAAGCATAAGATGCAATATTAAAAGGCACTCCTAAAAAGATATCTGCGCTGCGTTGATAAAGCTGGCAAGATAATTTTCCGTTAGCTACATAAAATTGAAAAAACGCATGACAAGGAGGTAAAGCTGCTTTTCCGTGAGCTACAT is from Flavobacteriaceae bacterium and encodes:
- a CDS encoding DegT/DnrJ/EryC1/StrS family aminotransferase; the protein is MRKIQMVDLKGQYQDIKDTVNASIAEVLESTAFVNGPEVHAFQKNLENYLGVKHVIPCANGTDALQIAMMGLGLKPGDEVITADFTFAATVEVIALLQLTPVLVDVEPDTFNINVEAIKKAITPKTKAIVPVHLFGQCANMHEIMDLAKTHNLFVIEDNAQAIGATYTSKDGNKAKAGTIGHVASTSFFPSKNLGCYGDGGAIFTNDDDLAHTIRGIVNHGMYKRYHHDVVGVNSRLDAIQAAVLNAKLPKLDSYNKARQSAARKYNEAFKDVKNITTPFTKKNCDNVCDDCDCHVFHQYTLKIKNIDRDALAQYLNDNGIPCGVYYPIPLHKQKAYADTRYNEADFPVTNQLIKEVISLPMHTELDDEQINFITSKVIEFVNG
- the fabD gene encoding [acyl-carrier-protein] S-malonyltransferase, which codes for MNAYIFPGQGAQFSGMGLDLYENSPLAQELFEKANDILGFHITDVMFEGSPEALKETKVTQPAIFLHSVILAKTLSDTFNPDMVAGHSLGEFSALVANGALNFEDALKLVSQRALAMQKACELQPSTMAAVLGLDDTIVEKVCEQTEGVVVAANYNCPGQLVISGEIDAINIACEALKTEGARRALVLPVGGAFHSPLMEPAREELAAAIEGTTFNRPNCPIYQNVTASAIVDEIEIKTNLISQLTAPVRWTQSVQQMVADGATHFIEFGPGKVLQGLVKKIHREAEVASATL
- the lspA gene encoding signal peptidase II, yielding MKLSRTAYIIILIIINIAIDQITKVLVRGSITFREEIQLIGDAFILTNVENTGAFLGMGSDLSPMMRILLLLLLPVIVLGLVTFYIFKEKHMDRWTLTAFTFIIGGGIANVFDRFVYGSVTDFLHLDFGGVFRTGIFNIADVSVTTGMIMLLVGSFLNRKKKPIN
- a CDS encoding FAD-binding protein, coding for MVKDIQLRVTLKEESQSDILIKKAAQFLNIKEADITGIKVLRKSIDARKRLIILNYKIAVYVKEPVPQDSEYIFNYKDISNAKSIHIIGFGPAGMYAALRCIELGFKPIVLERGKNVQDRRRDLKAINQDHFVNEDSNYCFGEGGAGTYSDGKLYTRSLKRGDVRRIFENLVFHGATNQILVDAHPHIGTNKLPKVVQNIRETILKYGGEIHFETRVTNFVIKNNTIQALQFQDDKEMSVNRVILATGHSARDIYYLLHKKNIAIKAKSFAMGVRVEHPQEIIDRIQYHCDGKRDELLPAASYSLVQQINERGVYSFCMCPGGFIVPAATANGEVVVNGMSPSKRNNTFANSGIVVEINSSKDLYKYERFGALKGLEYQKDLERLAFTSGGRSQAAPAQRLTDFVEGKLSTTLNSTSYQPGLNSAPLHSLLPKLIGSRLRKGFEAFDQKMKGYYTSEANIIGVESRTSSPVNIPRNDNLAHPTITNLFPCGEGGGYAGGIVSAAMDGERCAKAATIGL
- a CDS encoding 3-deoxy-D-manno-octulosonic acid transferase is translated as MKSLYNILTHTIVFPLKIVSIFNGKIQLGVKGRAETFSILKSKLSIKDKTIWFHCASLGEYEQGLPVFGLIKKKHPNHKIILSFFSPSGYEIRKKSPIADVVIYLPLDTKANAKKFINITHPELVVFVKYDIWPNYLQELINKNIRAILISAVFREEQRFFKFYGAWMQKSLRAFEHIFVQDEHSKTLLESVHFNNVTVSGDTRFDRVSNQLKIDNTLEFIKIFKQDKLCVVAGSTWPEDENLFIDYINASSNDIKFIIAPHNIKANQIEQLKQRIKKSVVLFSEKEKSDISTNQVFVIDTIGILSKTYSYADIAYVGGAMGNTGLHNTLEPAVFGVPIIIGNHFSKFPEAHQMIKNGGLFSISDQKEFNEILNNLIQKEDSRQIAGDLNAAYISKNKGAVTIIMSYINITN
- the galE gene encoding UDP-glucose 4-epimerase GalE, translated to MGKILVTGGLGFIGSHTVVELQNEGFEVIIIDDLSNSSINVLNGITSITGITPIFKQIDLKEKSKVQAFFKLHQDIKGIIHFAASKAVGESVENPLLYYENNINTLVYVLQELKQLQQANFIFSSSCTVYGQADVLPISEEAQIKLAESPYGNTKQIGEEIIKDVCKSNLNIKAIALRYFNPIGAHKSGFIGELPIGIPQNLVPFITQTAIGLRKELSVFGDDYPTPDGTCIRDYIHVVDLAKAHVIALQRLLKLKNKSNYETFNIGTGTGSSVLEVIQSFEKVSGQKLNYKIANRREGDVISAYANTTKANIELGWIAKSTLDDAMLSAWKWEQNIKNK
- a CDS encoding amidohydrolase family protein, which gives rise to MKKVIFALLIMLTLGVTAQNTYLHCGKLIDTKSGKVLTKKTIVVSGNKIISVNEGYTNPKNSKDIVVDLKDKTVMPGLIDLHVHIESETNPRSFVAKYTDNEADVAFQSTVYAKRTLMAGFTTVRDLGGSGVNIALRKAIDGGLVDGPRIFTAGKIIASTGGHGDRSNGAKADLLGDPGPKEGVVNSAADARKAVRQRYKNGADVIKITATGGVLSVAKNGSNSQFTAEELEAVVSTANDYGMLTAAHAHGDDGMQRAVKAGIKTIEHGTFMSSETMDLMKQKESYMVPTISAGKYVAEKAKIDGFYPAIIVPKALEVGPQLQGTFAKAYKRGVPIAFGTDAGVFPHGENGKEFRFMEEAGMPAIETIQSATITNAKLLNSEDELGQIAPGFFADIVATDDDPTKKISTMENVTFVMKNGKIYKK